The Achromobacter deleyi region TCGGACGGCTTTGAGATCGCCAGGCGCGATCTGGAACAGCGCGGCCCGGGTGAATTCCTGGGAACACGCCAGTCGGGCATGGCGCTGCTGCGCTTTGCCGACCTGGAAACCGACGCCGCGATCGCCGAGGACGCGCGCGACGCCGCGGTATGGCTGCGGGCCGAACACCCCGCCGCCGTCGAGGCGCACCTGGCGCGCTGGATGCGCGGCCGCGAGGATTTCCTGCGGACCTGACCATGCGGCTCAAGACAAACCTTAATCCAGCAAGCGCCGGCCGCAGGGCCCGCGCGCAACCCCCGGGGGCTTAGTCCACCATGACTCTCACCGAACTGAAGTACATCGTCGCCGTGGCGCGCGAACGGCATTTTGGCCGCGCGGCCGAGGCCTGTTTCGTCAGCCAGCCGACGCTGTCGGTTGCCATACGCAAACTGGAAGACGAACTGGGCGTGACGCTGTTCGAACGCGGCGGCGCCGAGGTGGGCGTGACCCCCATCGGCCAGCGCATCGTCGCGCAGGCGCAAAAGGTGCTGGAAGAAAGCGCCAGCATCAAAGAGATCGCAAGGCAGGGGCATGATCCCCTGGCCGGTCCCTTGCGCGTGGGCGTCATCCACACCATCGGCCCGTACCTGCTGCCCAAGCTGGTGCCGGTGCAGATCGCGCGCACGCCGCAGATGCCGCTGCTGCTGCAGGAGAACTTCACGGTTCGCCTGGTGGAGTTGCTGCGCCAGGGAGAGATCGACTGCGCCATCATGGCCTTGCCCCTGCCCGAGGCCGGCCTGGTCATGCAGCCGCTGTACGACGAGCCATTCGTCGTGGCGGTGCCCAACGACCACGAATTTGCGCAGCGCAAGGCGGTCGATGCACAAGACCTCAAGCAGCAAACCATGCTGCTGCTGGGTAGCGGACACTGCTTTCGCGACCAGGTCCTGGAAGTCTGTCCGGAACTGTCGCGTTTCTCGGCTGCGAGCGACGGCATCCAGCGCACCTTTGAAGGCTCCTCGCTCGAAACCATCCGCCACATGGTGGCGGCCGGCATCGGCGTTACCGTGCTGCCGGTCACCGCCGTGCCCGAGCATCCGCCCTCCAACAGCCTGCTGCGCTATCTGCCTTTCGACGGCCACGTGCCTGAGCGCCGCGTGGTGCTGGCCTGGCGCCGCAGCTTCCCGCGGCTTGCCGCCATCGAAGCGCTGGCCCAGGCGGTTTACGAATGCGAATTGACCGGCGTGAAGATGCTGGCGGACGAAGTGGCGGCGGTGCAGGACTGAGCGGTGTCAGGCCCCGTGCCCGGCAGCTGGGTTTGCGCCGCGTCAATAGGTCGCAGGGCATATTGAGATCGGCGCCGCCGCTGGCCGGTTCTGTCGTGTTTGCAGTGGTATCCTTATTTCGTACTTTCATCCATAGGAGCTAGCAATGGCCAAGTCCACCAAGAAGACCTCGAGCGTTCCGCGCATCAATATCGGTATTTCGGACAAGGACCGCGCTGCGGTCGCCGGCGAACTGTCGAAGTTGCTGGCCGATTCCTACACGCTGTACCTGATGACGCACAACTTCCACTGGAACGTGACGGGGCCCATGTTCAACACGTTGCACCAGATGTTCATGACGCAGTACACGGAAGAGTGGAACGCGCTGGACAGCGTGGCCGAGCGCATTCGCGCCCTGGGCCACTACGCGCCGGGCACCTACCGCGAATACTCCAAGCTGTCTTCCATCGCCGAGCCCGAGTCCGTGCCGGAAGCGCTGGAAATGGTGCGCCTGCTGGTCGATGCCAACGAATCCGTCGCCAAGACCGCGCGCGCCGCATTCGAAAAGGCGGATGCCGCCAACGACCAGCCCACGGCCGACCTGCTCACGCAACGCCTGGACGTGCATGAAAAGAACGCATGGATGCTGCGCAGCCTGCTGCAATAAGCGTCGGCGGCGCTGATAGGCCGCAAGAAGATAAAAACCCCGGAACCTTGCGGTCCCGGGGTTTTTTGCGTGAAGCCGCGTCGAAGGCCGGCCCTCAGGCGGGGCTGCCTTGCAGGAAGCGGTCCAGGATGCGACGGCTTTCGGCGACGTTGCCGTTCTTCAAGTTCTGCATCGCCAGTTCGATGTTGGCCTCGCGGTCCATCGGGCTGGCCTGGATCACGCGCTGAGCGCTTGCGATGACGTCGTCGGCGTTGGCGGCATTGCTGCGGCGGGCCAGGAACTCCCGCTTGTGCGCGTCCGCCAGGGAACGCTGCAGCGAGATCAGGCCCTGATACGACGGGTCGATCGACTGGATGCCGTTGATCGCGTCTTCCGCATCGCGCAGCCGCTCCTCGGTCAGGCATTTGCGGAAGCTGCGGGCCAGCGCGCGCAGGCACTTGTCGATGTGCTCGTGAGCGCTGGTGAGATCCATCGCGCCGCTTTGCGAC contains the following coding sequences:
- a CDS encoding LysR substrate-binding domain-containing protein, giving the protein MTLTELKYIVAVARERHFGRAAEACFVSQPTLSVAIRKLEDELGVTLFERGGAEVGVTPIGQRIVAQAQKVLEESASIKEIARQGHDPLAGPLRVGVIHTIGPYLLPKLVPVQIARTPQMPLLLQENFTVRLVELLRQGEIDCAIMALPLPEAGLVMQPLYDEPFVVAVPNDHEFAQRKAVDAQDLKQQTMLLLGSGHCFRDQVLEVCPELSRFSAASDGIQRTFEGSSLETIRHMVAAGIGVTVLPVTAVPEHPPSNSLLRYLPFDGHVPERRVVLAWRRSFPRLAAIEALAQAVYECELTGVKMLADEVAAVQD
- a CDS encoding Dps family protein, which encodes MAKSTKKTSSVPRINIGISDKDRAAVAGELSKLLADSYTLYLMTHNFHWNVTGPMFNTLHQMFMTQYTEEWNALDSVAERIRALGHYAPGTYREYSKLSSIAEPESVPEALEMVRLLVDANESVAKTARAAFEKADAANDQPTADLLTQRLDVHEKNAWMLRSLLQ